Genomic window (Gloeothece verrucosa PCC 7822):
CAAAAGTTTTGTGAGCAATATATTCTTTGGCTGAATGCCAAACCAATTCAATTAAATTATAATCTGGGCTATAAGCCGGCAGGAATTCTAGTCTAATATTAGGTAATTCAGCTTCTATTTTACCTAAAATATCTTTTCTTTTATGAAAAGAAGCATTATCTAAAATAATTAATATTTTCTGCCCTCGTTTCTCGAACTCTTCAACTTTATTTCCTTGCTCGACCCATTCTTGCTTAATCAATTCATTCAGCATTTTTAAAGATTCATAAAAAGTATCAGCATTGCCTTTCTTAATAAAGTAGTTAACTCTTTTTTTGTCTGTATAACGTAATCCACCCATTACATTTACTCGTCCTCTACTTCTTTGTCCAGTTACTTTTTTACGAGTTCCTTTTTTTCCCCAACCTTTTCTTCTTATTACTCGTAAACTAAAACCGCTCTCATCCCAAAACCATAACTGAAGCTTCTCAGGTGACGTTTTTGCTATTGTTATATATTCTCTTAATTTTTCTTTAAAGGCTTTTCTTTTTTCAGGATTTTGTTTATCCTCTAGGCTGTATTTTGCCCAAATATAAACGTAATTTTTTTTTTGAAAAATTCGACTCACTTGTGAGCCACTCAGTTTTAACCCTGTCTCTTTCTCAAGATGTTCTGCTAATCGACGCGCTGTCCATCGACCAAATTCGTACCCATATTCCCAAGGCTCTTTTTCAACTACTTTTAATAATAATTCTTCATATATCTTAGTAGCTTTCCGAAAATTCCCTTCGGCTCTCCCATCTTTTAAACTGTCTAAATTATCTGGGTCTCCATGAACTGCCCAATAAGCTACTGTTGGATATGCTATTCCCAAAAATTTACTAATTTCTAGATATGTTTTTCCATCATTCATTAATAATAATATCAAAATCCTTTCTCTTGTATAAGGATTTTCACTTTCTTTTAAAGTTTTAAGCAGTTTTTCTTTTTGCTCTGGAGAAAGGTGATTTTTAGCCGGCATATCTTGAGGGTGATCGCTTATTAGTCTTATCTAAATATTATACAATATAGCTGCGTAGCAGCTTATTACAGGCGATCAATTAACCTTAAATAAATGAAATTTAAAGCCCAAAAGATCGAAGTCGGCCCTAATAGCCAACTAAAAAATATAAGCCAGTAGCTCGGATCGCCATTAGATTCTTGGGTATCTTCGGCAGCTAATAAGCCGATCCCTATCGAACTTGCAACCCACAAGAAAACCGCTATAACTTTCAACCCTAAATAAATTGATTCTAAGATTGAATTCATCATGGCTCTCGCTCAGAAACTAGAAGTTTTTTAGACAAAATCTTGATGGCTTTATCAGTAACCAGACTATTAGCCCAATCCTTTAAAATTGAGGTCGCTATTAACTTATTTTAATCTGTTTTTTTTAATTCAATAAGCTTTGACTGTACCGTACAAAAATTTACCATTATCCTGAATATATTTAGGTAATATTTAAGGATTAAAAGGGTGTAAAATTCTGTGTAGTATAAAAGGATAAAAGGAGTTTTGTACTAGATAAAAAAGTGTCAAAACCGGCGATAATCTCTTTATAATGAACAATTACGTGCCGTTTTTAGAGTATTTTTATTTGCCGTTTGATTGAGCCAATAGCTATTGCCGTATTCACTATCTAATAATACGTGCAAATTTCTGATTACAAGTTTTTGCTACTTGTTTTATTTGCCAATCCGCCTTGCTAATCGGAGTTTCAAAGCTTGTAATTCTTTCATGTCTTATTAGGGAGGAACTTCAATGTTTTACTTTTTAAATTTTCTCCCTTTTTATACTTTTTTTTTAATGAATAAATGTAAACATTCATACCGCGCCTAAGTGAGGTAGCGCGTTTAGGGAGCCGCAAAGATTGGGGGACCGAACGAGTTCCGCACTGCCGTCTAGCCTCAAAATTTAATCGTCTCCCCAATCATACTGAACTGTACAGTTTGATTTTTGGCTGTCCATTGGTCATGGTACATTGGTTCTGGTTTAAGTTTCGCATTGAGATCTAGTCTAAACTCCAGTAAATACCCATCCCACTTCCTAGGAACAGCCTAAAAGAATTCTCAAAAATAGCCGCCCCGTTTCTCTACAAACAACGCGACAACCAGTGCCCATAACTTCCCTAGCACCCAGTTATATAGCGTTTGAGATCTAATGGTACTGTCGCGTAATAGCCCAATTGTAGTAAACTTAAATAATTCACATTAGTAAATTTATGTGTAGCGCGAGAACGAATGTAAATCCTCTTAGATCGACGAATCGCTGTCAAAGCCTCAGAAACTTAAGAACAGCGATTCTAAACGAGGATTTTCATGTGGACTCCGTTCGACTCCAAAGGAGGTCCAGGGCAAACGCATCTAAATTTCAGATCCGTGAGCCAGTCAAGATCGTAGATTTTTAGTACAAATGTTGATCAATCCCTTAACTCCTTATGCCGAGGGTATTTAAAAAATTAGATGCGTTTGCCCTGATGAGCCTCCTCTATCGTGTTGATTTTGGCTTAATACAATAGTAGAGGAATGTGGGTGAAAAAATAATAGTAATTTCAAGAGGTTTAGTTAAAAGTCTGAAAAAGGAAACTCGAAAAAAATGGGTTGAGTCGTCACAAAAGACCTTTAACTCACATCTTGCACCAAGAAAATTTGATGAGAAAACGATAAGCAGCAAGTGTAGGAAGGATAAGGGGTTGAGCGTGTTCTCTATTTAAAGGCGAGAACAGATATCTAAATTTAAAAAAAATTAAAAGTGTCTCCCTCTCACTCAACTCGATTTCCTACTTTTTCTTCATCGGAAAACAAGTCTAATAAACTTTCTTCCAAACTAGAAATCGCCTTAGTTAATTCTTCAATTTGTCCTCGTCTAACCACTGCCATAACTCCATCAATGTGACCTTGACTCCCAGAAACACCTAAATGCTTAAATCGAGATAATTCTGACTTTTTGGTACTTTTAGGAAAAATCGGTTGACTAGCTTTGAGTTGATAGTACCAATAACGATATTTCTGACCTCTGGCTTGATAACGAGCCACATAGCAATCTGTGGGAGCGACTTGACCTGAGTTCTTAATGGCTGATATTTGTTGTTTCAGTTCAGAAATAGCTGATTGAATGCGCTCGGCTCTATCTGAAACATCTAATCGTATATTTTTCTTGTTCATCTTGGATTTACACAAATAAACAATCAAGATAAAATAGTTCTCTGTTTTACTTAGAGAACTAACCGATGACTTCTACTTTACCTCAAACTGAAGAACTTATCTCTTCTCTATCTCAATTGATGCCCACTATCTATCAACAAGAGACTTTTGAATCTCTCATCGCTTTATTTCTCGAAAGTCAAAGCAAAGTTCCCCATCATTGTACCACCAAGTCAGAGAGTGCTATCAGTCGTTTTCTTAACCACTATAACTGGCCAACTCGTTCTTTGATTCGCCGTTGTCGTTCCTCTATTCTTCAATTGATACTTACTCAAAGAGGTCAAGGGCGCAAACCCATTTAACAGGTGATTGTTGACTTAACAACCCTTGAAAAAGTTGGGAAGTTTTCTAATTTTAAAGACTTAATTCGGGTCTATAATCATAAACGAGGGCTGCATCTAGTTGTCCTCTATCTAGTCTGGGGTAATTGGCGAATTCCTTGGACTTTCCGAGTTTATCGAGGTAAAGGGACTCTTTCTCCCTCTAAGTTGGCTTCTAAGTTATTGAAAAACCTTCCTTCTATATTAATCGAGAATTTTGAGATTTATGTGTTAGGTGATACCGCTTTTGGGACAGTAGATTTACTTTCTCAGATTCGCACGCTTATGGGTAAATCTTATGCCATTATGGGCATCAGTAAAACTCGGACTTTACAAGATGGAAGAAAAGTCTCTGATTGAAAAACTAAGGGGCAACAAGTCTATTTAAACAAGTTAGATTTTCCCGTTTTTGTCTCATGGGTTTGGTTAAAGAGAGATGGGAAACGAATTAAACGGTTTGTGATTTCTACTAAACCAATGAAAGGGAAAACAATTACTCGATGGGGTAAACGACGGTGGCAGATTGAGGGATTTTTTAAGACCGTTAAGTATCAGTTTAGCATCGCTCGTTTTGGACAAAAGACCTTGTTGGGTGTTTATCGTTGGATTATTCTTTCTTTGATTTCTTATTTCTTAGCTTATTGGATTTATTTACATTTAAGCAAGTCGGAAGATTTACACTGGTCTTACTATGCAAAACAGGCTTTAATTTTATTGCTTCCTCATATTTTTTGTCTATCTCTTTTAAAAGAATTAGAGTTACTTATTCCTTGGTTAGAAAAGCAAGGTTTTGAACTTTGTCTGCTCAGGTGCAAGATGTGAGTTTAAAATTAGAACAGAGGAACTCGATTTCTTCGGATGGGAGTAACGATTATGAAGGTAACACCAGTGGGCAATACTTATGTGGATTGGCTGATTGAATTGACGGCTTCTGAAAAAAAATGGGTAGAAGGAGCTTTAAAAAAAGCTCTCAAAGAATTTCCCAACATTAACCATGACGGTCTAGAAAACTGGAAATTTCGGGGCGAATTGTTTGATCTAGAACTGCCGCTAACAATGGCAAGAATTTTGTACTGTAAGGAATTTATCGAGCAATGCGGAATTATTAAAACTCCTACCCTCAGCAGTTATCAATTAAAGCATGATTGCGAAAAGTGGGCCTCAATGTATATTACCAATGGGTCAATGTGTGTAGCGGCCATAGGATTAGGTGCGCCAATGCGTCCAGTCGTCATGGGGAGTACCAACGGACTGATCGCCATATCTAGAGCCGGATTGAAAAAATTTAAACAGAAAATGGCAAGCTCTATAGCTTGAGCCAAAATATGACCAAGTGCTGGGTCGTTTACCTAGAAGCGGCGATCCCTTCGTGGCGCTGCGCGTTCGCGCACGGGAATCACTACTATCCGAGTAGGGAAGACCTATTCGAATTGTGCGTCATAAATCGGGAATAATAATAGTATCGAGCGATGAGACAGATATTGATGACAACTTCTGGGTTCAAAATTTGTGAAGTATTAGGTTTTGAGCGACAAGTGCTAATGGTGTTCTACACACCGGCACTTGGTTATCAATTTAGGGTTTTAAGAGAAGATGGGTCAGTCGAAGGTACTCAAGAACTTTATCCCTCGTTTGAGATGGCCATGAAAGTAGCTAGGCAATCTCTGACATCTAGGCTAGTGTAACCAGGGTAGTTGTGCCAAGGGGTAAGCTATCAACTTCCCCTGGCAACCCGCTAAAATATCCTCGAATCGGAATAAAACAGGAATTTGCCCAGTTTTTAGTCCGATTTTTCGCTCTTTATGGGCAGGAGGAGGAAAAGTTTACCTTACCAACCAACTCCCGCACTGATTAACTCTGCCACCCAATAACGCTTTGAGGCAATAGCTATTGTCAAAGCTTCTATTGCCATTGTGCAGCGAACATCGTGTGGCGCGTCGCCAATCACGTAAAATCGATCATCAAATTCAAGATTTGAATTATTCTAAATACAGAAGCCGTTTTAGCCAATAATCATCATGAGAGCGCTTTTAAGCAATGAATATCAGGGTAATGTAAATTAATCAAAGAAGTTGGGAATACTAAGAGACCAATACTTAATGAGGGGCGTAGTACGCCATCAAATTGTTTAGCCATTTGCCCGCAGCAACTAGATAGAGCCTAATCTAAAACTCATTGAGTAAAACTTTAATTTTTATTGTTAATATTATACATAGAACAATCGTTTTTTAATTCGATGAAGCTACCTTATGGGAATCTAGTTGACCGGCAACAAATAATCGATAAGCTAACAACTTATTCTTTGAACTTTGAGCATAAAGAGGGAAAACATAAAGCTCGTCTTTTTAGGGACCAATTGGGAATCGTTTTAGAAAATCAAGAAATTCTTCTTACGGCTCTGCTCCAAGCAGCAATAAATAAAGAATTAATGTACCAAACAACCAGCGAGTATGGGAATAAATACGTGATTGATTTTAATTTAACAACGGAGGTAGGAACATCTATAATTAGAAGTTGTTGGATTATTCGCATTGGTGAAGTTTATCCAAGGCTGATAACGGTTTATCCAATCGATTAAGGAGAATGATGAAGATGGTTCAAATTCAACTACATGATACAGTTGCCCTGGTTGAAGATACAAAAACTCAACGATTCATGACGGAACAAGAAATTATCTTACGTCGGGGACAAGTAGGAACGGTTGTGGAAAAATATAAAGATGGAGAAGCATTTGAAGTTGAGTTTTCTGATGATAAGGGACAAACGTATGCTCTGTTAACTGTTAAATCGGAAAAGCTAATGCCTCTTTTTTATAATTTATCGGTAGTGGGTTAAATCTGTGGATCACTAAAAAATTCGGTAGTGTTATAGATCTATAATAGTGGCTTCTTCTTTTTGCCTATACCGTTCCTGCTAGGAGATACGCATTGACAGAATGACACAGTTATGGGTAATATTACTTTTCCCCTAGCGCTCACTGGAGAAACCCCATAAGACAGCAAACTAAGCCAAGCACGGCCAAATGTGACCTAGATATTTACACGAATTATTTAATTGCCGAGCCTAAATGGAGCGGTTGTTCTCGTTTAGGGCAAATTATGGATATATCTCATGACAGTGCTAATCGTTTTTTACTTAGAGAAAATTATGAACCCAAAGATTTATTTGATGAAGTCAAAAAATTTATTAATTTAACAGGAGGAACATTAAGTGCTGATGATACAATTATTGAAAAGCTGTACAGTAATCCATCGTCATGTAAATTAATAGGCTATTATTGGTCAGGCAAACATAAAAAAGTAATTAAAGGTATTAATTTAATTACTGTATATTATACGGATTTAAATGGAAATTCAGTTCCAATTAATTATCGTCTTTATGATAAAGAGGAGGGAAAAACGAAAAATGAATATTTAAAAGAAATGATAGAAGAAGTGCTTGAGTGGGGAATTGTGCCTAAAACAATCACGACAGATAGTTGGTATTCTTCTAAAAATAATTTAAAGTTTTTTAAAGACAAGAAACTAGATTTTTTAGTAGGAATAGCTAAAAATAGACAAGTAAAAGTTTTGGGTGGCAAATTCTGTAAAGTAGAGCAGTTAGAGATTCCAGAAGATGGACTTAAAGTTTATTTAAAAGAATTTGGTTGGGTAAAAGTATTTCAAAGGGTTTTCAAAAACGAAAAGCCTCGGTATTACTTAATCTATCAAACTGAAGAGTCAGAGTCAGATAATAAACTTTTAACAAGAAATCAATTGCGCTATTTATGTTCAATTCATTGGGGAATTGAATGTTATCATAGAGCTTTAAAACAATTATGCGGCTTAAATAAATTTTTAGTCAGAACTTCCCAATCTATAGCTACTCATATTTTCTGTTCTTTAAGAGCTTTTTGCCAACTAGAATTAATGAGGATTCAAGAAACAATCTTTACTTGGTATGAAGTTCAACGAGAGCTTTATCTTAAAGTTGCTAGAGAGTTTATTCTTAAGCGCTTAGAAGAAAAAAATACTTTAGCCGCATAAGTTTATTTTTCTGTCAATGCGTAACTCCTATAAGTAAGGCAGCCCCTGTCATAGAAGAACCGCTATCAATTTCTTGTTGCCAGAATTCAATAGCTTGAATGAGATTACCGCGTTCATAAGACTCTTGCCCTTTCTGCCAATAAGCTTGAGCTATTCCTTTTAGCGGAAAACAAGCGAGAAATAAGAATGATATAATAACCCGAATAATTACTTTTGGCATAAGTTTTTTAGATGAAATTGTTGAGGTTAAGATTTTTGGGAAATTTTTTTTGGGCGATTTTTATCGGATTTTTGTTGATGAGTTGGGAATTACCTCTTTGTCCAGTTAATCCTCCTAACCGAGAGCAGCGCAATAGAAGCCAAAGAAGAAATACGCAATCACAACAGACGCTCGAAAGTGGGAAAAAGTGGGGGCAGGGAATGCGAGGTTGTCCGTATATTGTGGGAAAGCTTGCTATTTTAGGAGCAGAAGGAGAAAGCACCTATTTTTTAAATACTGGAAAAGAAAACCCTATAGTAGTGTACCAAATAATTTCAGATAACCCCGAAAATTTTGTCATCACACTTACTGAAGTGAGGGGGAAATTTGAACGTTTATTAATTTATGAAAAAAAATTAGTGGTTCAAGGAAATAAATATTTGTTAATACAGCTTCCTAGTTTGAAACAACAACAACAGTATGAGTTATCGGCGGCAATTTTATGTGAAGGTAAAGCCGCTTATGGAACAACACTTGATGTTTGGGTGAACCGAGTTGAGGAAATTACCTCTTTTGATCAATTAGTGGAAAAAATAACTAAAGATGAGAAATTTGAAGCCCTTCAAATTAACTAAAGCTAATTTAAGTATTTTAATCGGCCTAGGACTAAGCTTGGTAATTATTGGTTTAAGAATGTTGGGAATTTTCCAGGGATGGGAATTACATCTAATCGATTTTTACTTTAATCTAAAGCCCATTGAAAAGGTGGATGAACGCATTATATTAGTGGGTGTAACTGAAAAAGATATCGACAAACTACAAGCTAACCGGCTTTCTGATCTGTATCTGACAAAATTAATTAAAAAAATTGAATCAGGCAAACCAGTAGCTATAGGTTTAGACATTTACCGAGATCATCCAGTAGCTCCAAGTTATCAAGAATTATTTGAATTATCTAAACAAGGTATTGATATATTTAAAACTTATCCAATCCCCCCAGGGCATGAAGATTTTATTAATTTATTTAAAGAAAATGCAAATTTATTTTCTATTGGCAAATTTTTGGGAATAAAAGATGACCCGGATTTTGATAAGATTAAGCCTCCTCCTATTCCACAAACTCAACAAACCGGAAGCGAGGCAAGCATTGACTCTGATGGGTTTCAAAGACTGGCTTATTTGTGGCCTGTAACAAACCCTCC
Coding sequences:
- a CDS encoding IS630 family transposase, with the protein product MPAKNHLSPEQKEKLLKTLKESENPYTRERILILLLMNDGKTYLEISKFLGIAYPTVAYWAVHGDPDNLDSLKDGRAEGNFRKATKIYEELLLKVVEKEPWEYGYEFGRWTARRLAEHLEKETGLKLSGSQVSRIFQKKNYVYIWAKYSLEDKQNPEKRKAFKEKLREYITIAKTSPEKLQLWFWDESGFSLRVIRRKGWGKKGTRKKVTGQRSRGRVNVMGGLRYTDKKRVNYFIKKGNADTFYESLKMLNELIKQEWVEQGNKVEEFEKRGQKILIILDNASFHKRKDILGKIEAELPNIRLEFLPAYSPDYNLIELVWHSAKEYIAHKTFESVEQLENLLNKLLNEGELIIKWERKLKNKGNAIY
- a CDS encoding DUF6883 domain-containing protein, with amino-acid sequence MKLPYGNLVDRQQIIDKLTTYSLNFEHKEGKHKARLFRDQLGIVLENQEILLTALLQAAINKELMYQTTSEYGNKYVIDFNLTTEVGTSIIRSCWIIRIGEVYPRLITVYPID
- a CDS encoding DUF4926 domain-containing protein gives rise to the protein MVQIQLHDTVALVEDTKTQRFMTEQEIILRRGQVGTVVEKYKDGEAFEVEFSDDKGQTYALLTVKSEKLMPLFYNLSVVG
- a CDS encoding IS701 family transposase gives rise to the protein MRQQTKPSTAKCDLDIYTNYLIAEPKWSGCSRLGQIMDISHDSANRFLLRENYEPKDLFDEVKKFINLTGGTLSADDTIIEKLYSNPSSCKLIGYYWSGKHKKVIKGINLITVYYTDLNGNSVPINYRLYDKEEGKTKNEYLKEMIEEVLEWGIVPKTITTDSWYSSKNNLKFFKDKKLDFLVGIAKNRQVKVLGGKFCKVEQLEIPEDGLKVYLKEFGWVKVFQRVFKNEKPRYYLIYQTEESESDNKLLTRNQLRYLCSIHWGIECYHRALKQLCGLNKFLVRTSQSIATHIFCSLRAFCQLELMRIQETIFTWYEVQRELYLKVAREFILKRLEEKNTLAA